CCTCGACAGATCCTTTCCTCTCTCCTTTGCATTATCCAGTCGTGCGAGGAGCTGATTGAAAAAGTCATTGTATCTTTCTCTCCTCATTCTTATATTTGCATCGATGAGTGGTTGCAACCTGTCGTCCGCGGGCGGAGGGACATTCCTATTTAGGAACTTGTTTAATACGGCCTGGACAGAGGGATGACCGAATGAGTAGGGCTTCCCCGTTGGAGAAAAGACAACAATTCCGACTTCTGTGCCACACATGGTCACAAGCTCACTTGCCTTCTTATATATGCCAGACCGACGCTTTGAAAACGTAATCATTCGatcgtcatcatcatctaTCCTCTTCATCTCAATCTTTTGTTTTCCGCGAGTCTGCTTGCTTGAACTCGCCATTGGTAATTTTGACAAATTAAAatggtgatttttttttttgtaagagAAGGTAATGATGCTTGCTCATTGTTTTACTCGTGGTATTTATAGGACTAACAAGAGATATAGATGGTAAGTAGAATATGAACACGTATGGCATGTTAGCAATAGCTATTtcatttttactattttcgcTCTTCCAAAGATTTGAACGTTCATTTCTATACCAAAAATTTCTTggtgataatttttttatgaatatacCAAAACAGCAGAAATGTCAAAATGCAAtgtcataaatattttttagtaaatatatattatttactaCAAAATAAATTGGAGGTATTAACTTTCATACCATCTATACTATTTTCTTGgcttcttttttattacaCCAAAATACAAGTTTTAGTAAGTATACATACTTTTACCAAATAAAGAAGGGAAATCTGAAAATTTCAGACCAAGTAACAATCATGCTGGAGGCATTTTAATGaatacaccaaaaaaaaaagatatgtgAAAATGCAATGTCACGAACAAATTTTACTAAAtagacatattattattactaaataaaaaatgaagtaTGAACTTTGATACCAAATATGTTAATATGTGGAATCTGAAATTTTTCATTGATATTTCGTCCGCAACAAGTTAGGATCACTAAagaatttctctttttatggtttttggttttagagttaaagtaattttgattttgattgtggaaaaggacaaatgattgtgtagtatgttaagttaaagttaaagttaaaatttttgacttgggaaatgtgtatttttattgtgtagtgtgttgagttacagttaaatttaaaatttttgtgattttaactgcgaaaccaaacggagcacTAGGATTTAACATTGGGCTTTGCCATaggcaaaaaggaaaagggtaagaagagagagagagagaaaaatgcATCCTTGCATACATTTGACATCCGCACATATCGCGGTAGACATTGATAATAAGGGAAATTCTAATATGATTCCATGTCACTGTGACACACTTagtactttaatttaattatttagtattttagttAAATGATTGATCATCATGGAAAAGCGAGTTGTATTATCATGAACAAATTGTTATCACTTTTTGTTGCTTCTCTTCATTTGTATCCTTATAATCTACTCATATGGgctcaattattattttccttatgAACTTTGTAACAGCACTGATCGATGGCCAATATTTCACTATTCTTTCCTCCACAAAGAAGTAAAATTTAAACATCAAAAGTACAAGAACTAAAGTAATCTTCTGGAACTTGTTTTCCATAaaacttttttgaaaaatttccCTCGCCGCGGCCCAATAATGGACcaaataaaacaaacaaattatatacatatcaaaAGAATAGAATCAATCAATCTGTAATATCAAGACAGAACTCACATAGATGTTGTACAGTGATCATGAAGAAGATGCAAGTGTGCCACTCAGATAATCTTCATCAATTCTTCCAAAAGGGCTGCACAGAGAGCCTCGACAATCATATCAATTCGCAATTTTTAGCATCTTAGATCGATAGAAAGAATGAGACCTTAATATATACAGAGCTTTATATAATATCAAGCCGCAAGAGATAAGTACAGCCAAATTACATACGTCAGACTAACGTGTCCCTTCCAAAACTTGCGTCTTTTCCGaatttaaaattgttttcCCTATTAAGCTGATCGGCGGAGTATCATATTTATGTGTATAATATGCTAAtaactttataattttttttgggtgaattaatAACTATATAACTTGAACTAATAAATTGAGCACATTTCTCATGGATCATCCATATCATAAACCACTATGTGATTACATTGCGAAAATAATTAGCAACTGTAGCCAAGATCATTAATCAAGCAAGGGATAATTAGCAATTCCGGCTACAATAATTAGTCAAGCATGGGAAGATCGAATAATTGGCATGGGAACTTGATCACTCGCTACAAAGAGCTTCGACTGCCAAGGTTTTCAGCACTTTGGGGCACGGGTCACCCAAATTATTCGTAGTTACTGCTATTGAGCATCCCTCCTTTCCGATGCAAGCCTAAACATGATAAGATGCCAATATTTAGATAAAAGTCGTTCATCATGAAATCAAAGTTAATGAAGATCGCaagttactttttttttgtttaccTTCCTTATTGTTTCTAACATGTCAACATGACAAGATCCAGGACTAAAACTCCCGCAACTTCCATGGGGAGTTCCGAAGCTAGCAAAGCTGACCGAGGTAATAAGCCACCCTTTATCACAGGAGAGCCGAAGCTGAGGGCTCTGAGGATGAAGCTCGGAGTTGGGTTTCCATGAATCAGGTGGAGGAGGATCGCTCTCCGATATGAAAGCACATATCTCTTGTCCGGTTCTTGTTAGGATTGAAATCTTCAAAGGGTCGCCTCCGATTTCCTCATGAAGTACAAGCAAGTTGCTCCCATGATGAACCCAGGAGCGCGGAATATGGTACCTGAGAAGTAGATATGTTGTTCATGTTGAGTCACCTGTATCAACTTAACAAGAATAATAAATGTAACCCTTTCAGCAAGAACAAGGCATCAGGCTCCATTTCGATTTTGATTAGGGAAAGGTTTCTGGATCTATGCAGTAAAATAGAATGGTTAAactcctttttcttcaatcaTTTCCAAACTAACCAAGACAAGTATTCGTATTTGCATCGAAATAGCTTAtattttccctcttttttgaGAAAGAAGAGTAAGAATGTTTCTTCTTACAGTGTTTGGGAAGGTTGCCCACAGTTCCTTTGGCATTTTGAAGCATCATAAGCTCCCCTGTAGTCACAGTTATCAGGGCAGCCCGTATTAGGAGATAGATAGGCTGGCCAATACCTCCCGATACTTTGGCCGTTGATCCATGCCTGTCCCTTCCCCATGCTACTGAGATCCAAGGCCAATGGGCCCGAACCTTCAGGAGCTGAAAATGTCACCTGAGATGAAAATGTGTAACCACGAGCTTGAACATATTCTATATTGTAGCGAGAATGGTATGAATTCTTGCAGGAAATAAATACGTTTCAATTGATAACTTCGTCCAAAGCCTTAACAGCAAGGAAGAGTCTACATTTCCCGACCTTGTACCATATCAAACTTTGGTTAATTGGTGTAGATGCTCCGTTTTTCCATAACGAACTATTTGCAAGGCTTATGTTGTCAAGTCCGAGGTGTTCTCCTTCAACTCCTACCTGAAACATGGAATGTAAAAATAGTCTTAAGCTTTGTtctttaccaaaaaaaaaaatcagaaagaAGTACTATGAGAAGACGTATGGCTAAGCAAATCGAATACCTGATGGGTCCAGTCTCCGAGGGTCAGATCCAGTTTCCTATTCCCAAATCCATCGACAATGACAGAATACACTCCTGCTCCATCAATATCGAACCAAGGACCATAGTTCTACCAAAAGGTATTATTTATAGAAGATAAAGCCGAAATAAGACAGAGGTTCCAGGAAAATGCAGTTCCGGATCAAATACATCAAATACAAAGAAAGAACCTATGTGTATACCTGTAGGCCGATCATCATACTAAGGATATCAAGCGAATTATTCCCAGGTCGGAGACTAATTTTCTGCGATAGGTTAAAGCTTGGTT
The sequence above is drawn from the Punica granatum isolate Tunisia-2019 chromosome 5, ASM765513v2, whole genome shotgun sequence genome and encodes:
- the LOC116209120 gene encoding agamous-like MADS-box protein AGL61; translation: MASSSKQTRGKQKIEMKRIDDDDDRMITFSKRRSGIYKKASELVTMCGTEVGIVVFSPTGKPYSFGHPSVQAVLNKFLNRNVPPPADDRLQPLIDANIRMRRERYNDFFNQLLARLDNAKERGKDLSRITHATSEGNSSNWERGWWEKPLQELSFDELKEEALFLEALHRDICNYLNYPSDLNALGVVDPALDPRAVNDPPTGVEGGAGPSGEDV